The Aliiroseovarius pelagivivens genome contains a region encoding:
- the cobA gene encoding uroporphyrinogen-III C-methyltransferase: protein MTDSHAYTVPVLPGHNWPTLEPGWVWLCGAGPGDPGLLTIHAVNALMQADVIVHDALVSPEILSWARPEAEVIYAGKRGGKPSAKQRDISLRLVDLAREGKRVLRLKGGDPFVFGRGGEEGQTLVQHGVPIRIIPGISAGIGGLAYAGIPVTHRDVNQSVTFVTGHDQSGNATGSLDWSAIARGSQVIVIYMGMKHLDRIRSELIDAGRPNDEPVAITMNATTPDQRVLETTLGTCVEDAAREGIGAPAIICVGRAVLMRQALDWQALASGLAPRDTDPLGRGRPAEDR, encoded by the coding sequence ATGACTGACTCGCATGCATATACCGTCCCTGTTTTACCCGGCCATAACTGGCCCACGCTGGAGCCCGGCTGGGTTTGGCTATGTGGTGCTGGACCCGGAGACCCCGGCCTTCTGACCATTCACGCGGTGAATGCGCTGATGCAGGCGGATGTGATCGTACATGATGCGCTGGTCTCGCCCGAGATCTTAAGCTGGGCGCGCCCTGAAGCCGAAGTAATCTATGCTGGCAAACGTGGCGGCAAGCCCTCGGCCAAGCAGCGCGATATTTCGTTGAGGCTGGTGGATCTGGCCCGCGAGGGCAAACGCGTATTGCGCCTGAAAGGCGGCGATCCCTTTGTTTTTGGACGTGGTGGCGAAGAGGGGCAGACCCTTGTTCAGCACGGCGTACCGATCCGCATCATCCCCGGCATCTCGGCCGGGATCGGCGGGCTGGCCTATGCCGGCATCCCGGTCACCCATCGTGATGTGAACCAGTCCGTTACTTTCGTTACCGGCCACGATCAATCAGGCAACGCGACTGGTTCCTTGGACTGGTCCGCAATCGCCCGCGGCTCGCAAGTCATTGTTATATATATGGGGATGAAGCATCTGGACCGCATCCGGTCCGAGTTGATCGACGCCGGTCGCCCAAACGACGAGCCCGTCGCCATCACCATGAATGCCACAACACCGGACCAGCGCGTGCTGGAAACCACCCTAGGCACCTGTGTCGAAGACGCCGCGCGCGAGGGGATCGGCGCTCCGGCCATCATCTGCGTGGGGCGTGCGGTTTTGATGCGGCAGGCCTTGGATTGGCAGGCGCTGGCCTCAGGTCTGGCGCCACGCGACACCGATCCGCTGGGCCGAGGCCGCCCGGCCGAGGACCGCTGA
- a CDS encoding cobalt-precorrin-5B (C(1))-methyltransferase has protein sequence MEKTDPQKLRRGWTTGACATAAVKAALDALWGQGAPARVTITLPRGETPDFLIYDLITGDNWAEAAVVKDAGDDPDVTHGAVIRARVAPAKPGQGVFFVAGDGVGTVTKPGLPIPVGQPAINPVPRQMIKGVVHEAAATYVQSADVIVTISVEDGAALAEKTWNPRLGIKGGLSILGTTGIVRPFSCSAWIASIHRGIDVARAEGLTHVAGCTGATSEKVVQGLFDLSDGAMLDMGDFAGGMLKYLARNPIDRVTIGGGIGKLTKLAQGARDLHSGRSQVDFDVLADWLEDPEVDNMNTALQVFEKHGEVMSSMVAEKAREQAIQILRGAPISVDIVVIDRKGEIIAQAQ, from the coding sequence ATGGAAAAGACTGATCCCCAGAAACTACGCCGTGGCTGGACCACAGGCGCCTGTGCCACCGCTGCAGTGAAAGCCGCCTTGGACGCGCTGTGGGGGCAGGGTGCGCCCGCACGGGTGACGATCACGCTTCCACGTGGAGAAACACCGGATTTCTTGATCTATGACCTGATTACAGGGGATAACTGGGCGGAAGCTGCGGTCGTGAAGGATGCGGGCGACGATCCGGACGTGACTCACGGCGCAGTGATCCGGGCGCGTGTTGCGCCTGCCAAACCGGGGCAAGGCGTGTTTTTCGTCGCCGGGGACGGCGTGGGCACGGTGACGAAACCCGGCCTGCCGATTCCCGTAGGACAACCTGCCATCAACCCTGTGCCGCGCCAGATGATCAAAGGCGTCGTGCACGAGGCCGCCGCGACCTATGTCCAGTCGGCGGATGTGATTGTCACCATCTCGGTCGAAGATGGCGCAGCGCTGGCCGAAAAGACATGGAACCCTCGGCTTGGTATCAAGGGTGGGCTGTCCATTTTGGGCACCACTGGCATTGTGCGCCCGTTCTCTTGTTCAGCGTGGATCGCGTCGATCCACCGGGGCATTGATGTGGCGCGGGCCGAGGGGCTGACGCATGTTGCGGGCTGCACCGGCGCGACCTCGGAAAAGGTGGTGCAGGGGCTGTTTGACCTGTCTGATGGGGCGATGTTGGACATGGGCGATTTCGCTGGCGGGATGCTGAAATATCTGGCGCGGAACCCGATTGACCGGGTGACCATCGGGGGCGGCATTGGAAAGCTGACGAAGCTGGCGCAAGGTGCACGGGATTTGCATTCGGGACGCAGCCAGGTGGATTTTGATGTGCTCGCAGATTGGCTTGAAGATCCTGAAGTGGACAACATGAATACAGCGCTGCAAGTCTTTGAGAAACATGGGGAAGTAATGTCATCAATGGTTGCCGAAAAGGCGCGGGAGCAGGCGATCCAAATCCTGCGTGGCGCACCGATTTCAGTGGACATTGTCGTGATCGACCGAAAGGGCGAGATTATCGCACAGGCGCAGTGA
- a CDS encoding precorrin-6A/cobalt-precorrin-6A reductase — protein sequence MKILLLAGTGEARALAKLLADHGQDVLASLAGVTREPMAYPVPTREGGFGGEAAQRAFMIDQDFDAVVDATHPFAVQISNRSHKISVELSKPYLRLLRSEWREEDGDDWYFVDQPGEASTHIPSGARVFLATGAASVADWAELAEGRTLFCRRVDATDDPFPYEGDWIVGRPPFSLEEELDTLRTLGITHLVSKNAGGPTSAKLLAARQLGLPVVMLNRPALPDCDFVETPQEALAWLTRLSH from the coding sequence GTGAAGATCCTGCTTCTGGCCGGAACAGGCGAGGCGCGAGCTCTGGCAAAACTCTTGGCGGATCACGGGCAGGATGTACTGGCATCCTTGGCTGGCGTGACACGAGAGCCGATGGCGTATCCCGTGCCAACCCGCGAGGGTGGCTTTGGTGGAGAGGCCGCGCAGCGTGCCTTCATGATCGACCAAGATTTTGATGCTGTGGTGGATGCGACGCACCCTTTTGCGGTGCAGATTTCAAATCGAAGCCATAAGATTAGCGTAGAGCTTTCAAAGCCTTATCTGCGGTTATTAAGGTCAGAATGGCGCGAGGAGGATGGCGATGACTGGTACTTTGTCGATCAGCCCGGAGAAGCCTCAACGCATATCCCATCCGGTGCGCGGGTGTTTTTGGCAACTGGGGCCGCGTCTGTGGCGGATTGGGCAGAGCTGGCTGAAGGGCGCACACTGTTTTGTCGCCGTGTGGACGCGACCGACGATCCCTTTCCCTACGAAGGGGACTGGATCGTAGGGCGTCCTCCGTTCTCGTTGGAGGAAGAATTGGACACTTTGCGCACGCTTGGCATCACCCATCTGGTCAGCAAAAATGCGGGCGGGCCAACCAGCGCCAAGCTGTTGGCGGCACGCCAATTGGGCCTTCCGGTGGTGATGCTGAACCGTCCCGCGTTGCCTGATTGCGATTTCGTTGAAACCCCGCAAGAGGCGCTGGCATGGCTGACACGCTTGAGCCACTAA
- a CDS encoding DNA-3-methyladenine glycosylase family protein has protein sequence MADTLEPLIQGQACLQRGALALCLQEPRFQLIFDQLEDIPLRLRPDGFSALMFAIVGQQVSTASAAAIWGRVQAAGFDETDNVARASDQDLADVGLSRPKIRYAKALAEAGIDYPTLHEQPTDQVIKTLTAVPGIGMWTAEIYALFALARSDVFPAGDLALQEAAKRLFDLPDRPKEKAMRIMAQDWSPNRGVAARLLWAYYRMETEREGIGE, from the coding sequence ATGGCTGACACGCTTGAGCCACTAATCCAAGGACAGGCCTGCCTGCAACGCGGTGCGCTGGCACTTTGCCTACAAGAGCCGCGCTTTCAGCTCATTTTTGATCAGCTTGAAGACATTCCCCTTCGGCTGCGCCCGGACGGGTTTTCGGCGCTGATGTTTGCCATCGTGGGGCAGCAAGTCTCGACCGCATCAGCGGCGGCAATCTGGGGGCGGGTGCAGGCGGCGGGGTTTGATGAAACCGACAACGTCGCGCGTGCCAGCGATCAGGATCTGGCAGATGTGGGCCTGTCGCGCCCAAAAATCCGCTATGCCAAGGCGCTGGCTGAAGCAGGAATTGATTATCCGACGCTGCATGAACAGCCAACGGATCAGGTGATCAAAACCCTGACCGCCGTGCCGGGCATTGGAATGTGGACGGCCGAGATCTATGCACTGTTTGCATTGGCCCGTTCGGATGTGTTCCCTGCCGGTGATCTGGCCCTGCAAGAGGCGGCAAAACGCCTGTTTGATTTACCCGACAGGCCGAAAGAAAAGGCCATGCGCATCATGGCGCAGGACTGGTCACCCAACAGGGGCGTTGCGGCGCGGTTGCTGTGGGCCTATTACCGCATGGAAACAGAACGCGAAGGGATAGGCGAATGA
- a CDS encoding alpha/beta hydrolase, with the protein MTRILESKRREAASGTTKSVVVFLHGYGADGADLLGLADPLSEHMPDTTFIAPDAPEKCLGNPMGYQWFPIPWLDGSSEEDSMRGVDMATADINAFLDQVLEDEGIEPSQLIVFGFSQGTMMSLRVLPRRDEPIAGLVAFSGRMLEPDQFAENVVSKLPILLVHGDQDDMVPPGHFSESGEVLQAAGFETYGFIMKGTGHGIAMDGLSVALSFMRDNLGMTPAKAAN; encoded by the coding sequence ATGACCCGCATCTTGGAAAGCAAACGGCGCGAAGCGGCCTCGGGCACCACCAAATCTGTGGTGGTGTTCCTGCATGGCTATGGCGCGGATGGTGCAGATTTGCTGGGGCTGGCCGATCCGCTGTCCGAGCACATGCCGGACACCACCTTTATTGCGCCCGACGCGCCCGAAAAATGCCTGGGCAACCCGATGGGTTACCAGTGGTTCCCGATCCCGTGGTTGGACGGCTCGTCGGAAGAAGACAGCATGCGCGGCGTCGATATGGCCACTGCTGACATCAACGCCTTCCTTGATCAGGTGCTGGAAGACGAGGGCATCGAGCCGTCTCAGCTTATCGTCTTCGGCTTCTCGCAAGGCACGATGATGAGCCTTCGCGTGTTGCCCCGCCGGGATGAACCGATTGCTGGATTGGTGGCGTTTTCCGGTCGGATGCTGGAACCTGATCAGTTTGCTGAAAATGTGGTGTCGAAACTGCCCATTCTGCTGGTGCATGGCGATCAGGATGACATGGTACCTCCGGGTCATTTCAGCGAAAGCGGAGAAGTTTTGCAGGCCGCAGGTTTTGAAACCTACGGCTTCATCATGAAGGGCACAGGGCACGGAATCGCGATGGACGGCCTGTCTGTGGCGCTCAGCTTCATGCGGGACAATCTGGGGATGACCCCGGCAAAGGCCGCAAACTGA
- a CDS encoding HNH endonuclease, with product MDGDFRTDFVREGGGVKQHSALVLNADFRPLSYYPLSLWPWQEAVKAAVLDRVNILAEYDEVVRSPSLELKIPSVVVLKDYVKPQKRVAFTRFNLFLRDEFCCQYCGAKGDLTFDHVVPRAAGGVTSWENVVAACQRCNLRKGSKPLRRSGLSLRKPARQPTAEELRNVGRKFPPGHLHDSWMDFLYWDTELDA from the coding sequence ATGGATGGAGATTTCAGGACAGACTTTGTACGTGAAGGCGGTGGTGTCAAACAGCACTCGGCCTTGGTGTTGAACGCGGATTTTAGGCCCTTGTCCTATTATCCGCTGTCCCTGTGGCCGTGGCAGGAGGCCGTGAAAGCGGCGGTGCTAGATCGGGTGAATATATTGGCCGAATATGACGAGGTGGTCAGAAGCCCGTCACTTGAGCTGAAGATCCCCTCGGTCGTGGTTCTGAAAGACTATGTGAAACCTCAAAAGCGCGTGGCCTTCACGCGCTTTAATTTGTTCTTGAGGGACGAATTTTGCTGCCAATACTGCGGTGCGAAGGGGGATCTGACCTTTGACCACGTGGTGCCGCGCGCCGCTGGGGGCGTAACCAGCTGGGAAAACGTGGTGGCGGCCTGTCAGCGGTGCAACTTGCGCAAGGGCTCGAAACCCTTGCGGCGGTCGGGGCTGTCCCTGCGCAAGCCTGCGCGTCAGCCCACCGCCGAAGAGCTGCGCAATGTCGGACGCAAGTTCCCACCCGGCCATTTGCACGACAGTTGGATGGACTTTCTGTACTGGGATACGGAACTCGACGCCTGA
- a CDS encoding agmatinase, translated as MSDPFFTPVSGFDLPRFAGVPTFMRLPHVDFDHPRFSDVQVGLIGAPWDGGTTNRPGPRHGPRQLRDMSTMIRAQNGATGVRPFEALNCADLGDVAPNPADVMDSLKRMEAFYASVHAAGIRPLTGGGDHLCTLPILRALAKDGPVGMVHFDSHTDLFHSYFDGTMYTHGTPFRRAVEEGLLDPKRVVMIGIRGTAYDNEDRDFADSVGIRVIPIEEFHARGVDDVMVEAREIAGQGATYVSYDIDFVDPAFAPGTGTPEVGGPNSFQALQVVRALQGLNIIGADLVEVSPPFDPSGATAYLGASIMFELLCVMAR; from the coding sequence ATGTCAGATCCGTTTTTCACCCCCGTTTCAGGTTTTGATCTGCCGCGCTTTGCCGGCGTGCCGACCTTCATGCGGTTGCCCCATGTAGACTTTGACCATCCCCGGTTTTCAGACGTACAGGTTGGATTGATCGGCGCGCCCTGGGATGGCGGAACCACCAACCGGCCGGGTCCACGTCACGGCCCGCGCCAGCTGCGTGACATGTCCACGATGATCCGTGCGCAGAACGGGGCGACGGGCGTGCGCCCGTTCGAAGCGCTGAATTGCGCTGACCTTGGCGACGTGGCCCCTAATCCTGCAGATGTGATGGATAGCCTGAAACGGATGGAGGCGTTCTATGCCAGCGTCCACGCAGCTGGCATCCGTCCGTTGACCGGCGGCGGAGACCACCTGTGCACACTTCCGATTCTGCGCGCGCTGGCCAAGGACGGACCGGTTGGCATGGTGCATTTCGACAGCCATACCGACCTGTTCCATTCCTATTTTGATGGCACGATGTATACCCACGGCACGCCGTTCCGTCGCGCGGTGGAAGAAGGTCTGCTGGACCCCAAACGTGTGGTGATGATCGGCATCCGTGGCACGGCCTATGACAACGAGGATCGAGACTTTGCCGACAGCGTGGGGATCCGGGTGATTCCCATCGAAGAGTTCCACGCGCGCGGAGTTGATGACGTGATGGTAGAGGCCCGCGAGATTGCCGGGCAGGGCGCGACCTATGTCAGCTATGACATTGATTTCGTTGATCCCGCCTTCGCACCGGGCACCGGCACACCCGAGGTGGGTGGCCCGAATTCCTTTCAAGCCCTGCAGGTCGTGCGTGCCCTTCAAGGGCTGAACATCATCGGCGCTGATCTGGTCGAGGTGTCACCCCCCTTTGATCCCAGTGGCGCGACCGCATATCTGGGTGCCTCGATCATGTTTGAACTTCTTTGCGTGATGGCCAGATAG
- the zwf gene encoding glucose-6-phosphate dehydrogenase: MVSRVIPVDPFDLVIFGGTGDLSRRKILPGLYRRFRDGQMPEGARIIGAARSDLDDEGFRDFVEEAVRSFVSKRKCDPETLAAFRKTLFFVQVDALGDDGWAELKDRSKPDRVQAFYFSVGPRLFGPIAERLHTKGIAGPQARIVVEKPFGHDIETARALNATLAEHFDESQIYRIDHYLGKETVQNLMALRFGNMLFEPLWNAQYVDHIQITVAETVGVEGRGDYYDKSGAMRDMVQNHLMQLLCLTAMEPPSKFDSDAVRDEKLKIIRALDPIAPEDLVRGQYAGDDETASYLADAETDSSDTESFVAMKLHIANWRWNGTPFYLRTGKRLKARMSEIVVRFKEPPHSIFEADTGQSANELSIRLQPNEGMDLKVTIKEPGPGGMRLIDVPLDMTFADALGEELADSPDAYERLIMDVIRGNQTLFMRGDEVEAAWAWTDPIIEDWERRRDKPTVYEPFSTGPEEALMLLHKDGRRWREIRE; this comes from the coding sequence ATGGTCTCGCGTGTTATTCCAGTCGATCCTTTTGATCTGGTGATTTTTGGGGGCACAGGTGACCTGTCGCGTCGCAAAATCCTGCCGGGCCTCTATCGGCGCTTCCGTGACGGGCAGATGCCCGAAGGGGCACGGATCATCGGGGCTGCGCGCAGTGATCTTGACGACGAAGGCTTTCGCGATTTCGTGGAAGAGGCCGTGCGCAGCTTTGTTTCCAAGCGCAAATGTGATCCAGAAACCTTGGCGGCGTTTCGTAAAACGCTGTTCTTTGTACAAGTGGATGCTTTGGGTGATGACGGCTGGGCGGAACTAAAAGACAGAAGCAAACCTGATCGGGTGCAGGCGTTCTATTTCTCGGTCGGGCCGCGTCTATTCGGGCCGATTGCTGAACGGTTGCACACCAAAGGGATTGCAGGACCGCAGGCGCGGATCGTGGTTGAGAAACCCTTTGGTCACGACATTGAAACGGCCCGCGCGTTGAACGCCACGCTGGCTGAACATTTCGACGAAAGCCAGATCTACCGCATTGATCACTATCTTGGAAAAGAGACGGTACAAAACCTGATGGCACTGCGGTTTGGCAATATGCTGTTCGAGCCGCTTTGGAATGCGCAATACGTGGACCACATCCAGATCACCGTAGCCGAGACGGTCGGTGTCGAAGGACGGGGCGACTATTATGACAAGTCAGGTGCCATGCGTGACATGGTGCAAAACCACCTGATGCAACTTCTGTGTCTGACGGCAATGGAACCCCCCTCGAAGTTTGATTCGGATGCGGTGCGGGATGAAAAGCTGAAGATCATTCGCGCTCTTGATCCTATCGCTCCTGAAGATCTGGTGAGGGGGCAGTATGCGGGGGACGACGAAACCGCCTCGTATCTGGCTGATGCAGAAACTGACAGCAGTGATACGGAAAGCTTCGTAGCGATGAAGCTGCATATCGCAAACTGGCGCTGGAATGGCACTCCGTTTTACCTGCGCACAGGTAAACGGCTTAAGGCGCGCATGTCAGAGATTGTCGTGCGTTTCAAAGAGCCGCCCCATTCGATTTTCGAAGCCGACACAGGACAATCCGCCAACGAGCTGTCCATTCGGTTGCAACCGAATGAAGGTATGGACCTGAAAGTTACGATCAAAGAGCCGGGGCCGGGCGGTATGCGCCTGATCGATGTGCCTTTGGACATGACCTTTGCCGATGCTTTGGGGGAAGAACTGGCTGATTCACCAGACGCTTATGAACGCCTGATCATGGACGTGATCCGTGGCAACCAGACGCTGTTCATGCGTGGGGACGAAGTCGAGGCCGCTTGGGCCTGGACGGATCCGATCATCGAAGATTGGGAGCGGCGACGTGATAAACCCACCGTCTACGAGCCGTTCTCGACCGGGCCGGAAGAGGCGCTTATGCTGCTTCACAAGGATGGCCGTCGCTGGAGGGAGATTCGCGAATGA
- the pgl gene encoding 6-phosphogluconolactonase — translation MNLIEYADRDMMMLDLADVLASELSSMLDHEERASLAVPGGTTPGPVFDALSAVDLDWARVDVLLTDERWVPEDSPRSNTALLRSRLLVGHAAKANLVPLYADSPRPEDALPELSRGIDAITPISVVLLGMGEDMHTASLFPGADHLDEALSRHAPALLPMRAPGADEPRVTLTAPILNGAMSKHLLILGDAKRDALNKAMAEKHARLAPVKAVMSDMTVHWAE, via the coding sequence ATGAATCTGATTGAATATGCGGATCGAGACATGATGATGTTGGATCTGGCCGATGTGCTGGCCTCCGAGCTGTCCTCGATGCTGGATCACGAAGAGCGGGCATCGTTGGCGGTGCCGGGCGGGACAACGCCGGGACCGGTTTTCGATGCGCTTAGCGCCGTGGATCTGGATTGGGCGCGTGTTGATGTTCTGCTGACTGACGAACGCTGGGTGCCCGAGGATAGCCCTCGGTCGAACACTGCGCTGCTGCGCTCGCGGCTGTTGGTTGGGCATGCTGCCAAGGCCAATCTGGTACCGCTTTATGCAGATAGCCCACGGCCCGAAGATGCCTTGCCCGAACTGTCGCGCGGGATTGACGCGATCACTCCGATTTCCGTCGTGCTTTTGGGTATGGGCGAAGATATGCACACGGCGAGCCTGTTTCCGGGCGCTGATCATTTGGATGAAGCCCTTTCACGCCACGCACCAGCTTTGCTTCCAATGCGCGCGCCCGGGGCGGATGAGCCCCGCGTGACGTTGACAGCACCTATTTTAAACGGAGCTATGTCCAAGCATCTTTTGATCCTAGGTGACGCGAAGCGTGACGCGCTGAACAAGGCCATGGCCGAGAAACACGCCCGTCTTGCGCCGGTGAAGGCGGTGATGTCGGATATGACCGTACACTGGGCGGAATAA
- the pgi gene encoding glucose-6-phosphate isomerase, whose product MSIEKLIEHQSTLTATRLTDLFEADPSRAGRYSSQAAGLYFDWSKTGLDDQAVDLLLSFADDAGMAARRDQMFQGDKINVTEDRAVLHTVLRAGSEVEVRVDGEDVIPGVHDTLARMRDFATRLRSGQIRAPGGGRYRDVVNIGIGGSDLGPAMATRALSPYHDGLRVHFVSNVDGAQIADVLRGLNPAETLIMVASKTFTTIETMTNAATARDWLLRDVHADVVGLHFAALSSNLEKTAEWGIAAERVFGFEDWVGGRYSMWGPIGLSLMIAIGPDRFDQMLAGARAMDQHFQTSEGRANMPLMLALVGFWHRQVCGYPTRAVLPYEQRLARLPAYLQQLEMESNGKRVALDGTALDLPSGPVVWGEPGTNGQHAFYQLIHQGTDIIPCEFMVGAEGHEPDLAHQHLLLVANCLAQSQALMTGRSLSEARTLMQEKGFEGDELERQAAHRVFPGNRPSTTLVYPKLTPEVLGAIVALYEHRVFVEGVLLGLNSFDQWGVELGKELAVALSPVLQGDEAAEGLDGSTRALIDVLDKFGSTRD is encoded by the coding sequence ATGAGTATTGAAAAGCTTATTGAGCATCAGAGTACATTAACGGCGACACGTTTGACCGACCTGTTCGAGGCTGATCCCAGCAGGGCCGGACGCTATAGCTCTCAGGCTGCTGGATTGTATTTCGACTGGTCAAAAACCGGTCTGGATGATCAGGCTGTGGACCTGCTTTTGTCATTTGCAGACGACGCAGGAATGGCGGCTCGACGTGACCAGATGTTTCAGGGCGACAAGATCAACGTGACCGAGGATCGTGCTGTTTTGCATACCGTTCTACGTGCCGGGTCAGAGGTCGAGGTGCGGGTGGATGGTGAAGATGTCATTCCCGGTGTCCACGACACGCTTGCGCGGATGCGGGATTTCGCAACGCGCCTGCGCTCGGGTCAGATCCGCGCTCCGGGCGGTGGGCGCTATCGGGATGTTGTGAACATCGGGATTGGCGGATCGGATCTTGGTCCAGCGATGGCCACGCGGGCGCTTTCGCCCTATCACGATGGGCTGCGGGTGCATTTCGTGTCCAATGTGGATGGGGCACAGATTGCGGATGTTTTGCGCGGGCTGAACCCGGCAGAGACGCTGATCATGGTGGCCTCGAAAACCTTTACCACCATTGAGACCATGACCAACGCGGCCACCGCGCGCGATTGGCTTTTGCGTGATGTGCATGCCGATGTAGTTGGTCTGCATTTTGCGGCGCTGTCATCAAACTTGGAAAAAACTGCCGAGTGGGGCATCGCTGCCGAGCGCGTCTTTGGATTCGAAGACTGGGTTGGTGGACGGTATTCCATGTGGGGACCGATCGGCCTGTCACTGATGATCGCCATCGGGCCAGACAGGTTCGATCAGATGCTGGCCGGCGCGCGCGCGATGGACCAGCATTTTCAAACCTCCGAAGGCCGCGCGAACATGCCTCTGATGTTGGCCTTGGTCGGTTTTTGGCACCGGCAGGTCTGCGGTTATCCGACCCGCGCGGTTTTGCCGTATGAACAGCGTCTGGCGCGTCTGCCTGCCTATCTTCAACAGCTAGAGATGGAGAGTAATGGCAAACGCGTTGCACTGGATGGGACGGCGCTGGATCTGCCGTCCGGGCCGGTGGTTTGGGGCGAGCCGGGGACAAACGGCCAGCATGCGTTTTACCAACTGATCCATCAGGGCACGGACATCATTCCTTGCGAGTTCATGGTCGGGGCGGAAGGGCACGAGCCAGATCTGGCGCACCAACATTTGCTATTGGTTGCCAACTGCCTGGCGCAGTCGCAGGCCCTGATGACCGGGCGCAGCCTGTCCGAAGCCCGCACGCTCATGCAGGAAAAAGGCTTCGAGGGGGATGAGTTGGAGCGTCAGGCGGCCCATCGCGTCTTTCCGGGCAATCGCCCGTCGACCACATTGGTCTATCCCAAACTGACGCCCGAGGTGTTGGGCGCCATCGTCGCTCTCTACGAACACCGCGTTTTTGTAGAAGGGGTTCTGCTTGGCCTCAACTCGTTCGATCAATGGGGGGTTGAGCTGGGCAAAGAACTTGCCGTCGCATTGTCACCGGTGTTGCAGGGCGATGAGGCTGCCGAGGGTCTAGACGGATCAACGCGTGCACTGATTGATGTGCTGGATAAGTTTGGGTCCACAAGAGATTGA
- a CDS encoding alpha/beta fold hydrolase: protein MKNSDAPLFDDIAQGPANGRAFWRETSDGVRIRLGFWPASKDTGQAGTVLLFPGRTEYVEKYGLIAAELANLGFATLSIDWRGQGLSDRADQDRLLGHVGHFSEYQLDVAAMMTLAEELDLPRPFILTGHSMGGCIGLRSLHEGLDVKGACFSAPMWGITIASALRPIAWGVSWALHQTPWKLMLTPGTARKTYVDIQPFEDNMLTTDPEMYALMQLQASARPELTLGGPTAGWLYAALRETTDLMKLQTPKTPCVTFLGTQERIVESEPIHELMGRWREGRLDLMQGCEHEVLMEAEPIRAQVYDAIHWLAHTEGSDRES, encoded by the coding sequence ATGAAGAACTCCGACGCCCCTTTGTTCGACGACATCGCTCAAGGACCCGCCAATGGGCGGGCCTTTTGGCGTGAGACGTCGGATGGTGTGCGGATCCGGCTTGGGTTTTGGCCTGCATCCAAAGACACAGGCCAGGCCGGTACGGTGCTGCTGTTTCCAGGCCGCACTGAATATGTCGAGAAATACGGCCTGATCGCCGCAGAATTGGCAAATCTCGGATTTGCCACCCTCAGCATCGACTGGCGTGGGCAAGGCTTATCAGATCGCGCAGATCAGGATCGCCTGCTGGGCCATGTCGGGCACTTCTCTGAGTACCAGTTAGATGTGGCCGCCATGATGACACTGGCCGAGGAATTGGACCTACCCCGCCCCTTCATCCTAACGGGGCATTCCATGGGGGGCTGCATCGGCTTGCGGTCACTTCATGAAGGGCTGGACGTCAAGGGCGCCTGTTTTTCTGCGCCGATGTGGGGAATTACCATCGCCTCGGCCTTGCGCCCGATAGCTTGGGGCGTGTCTTGGGCGCTCCATCAGACACCGTGGAAGCTGATGTTGACCCCCGGCACGGCGCGAAAGACCTATGTCGACATTCAGCCGTTTGAAGACAACATGCTGACCACCGATCCCGAGATGTACGCGCTGATGCAACTTCAGGCCAGTGCCCGTCCCGAGCTGACGTTGGGTGGGCCGACGGCGGGCTGGCTGTACGCCGCACTGCGCGAGACCACGGATTTGATGAAGCTGCAGACCCCGAAGACGCCCTGTGTGACCTTCTTGGGGACGCAAGAACGCATCGTAGAATCAGAGCCAATTCACGAGTTGATGGGACGGTGGCGCGAAGGTCGGCTTGATCTGATGCAGGGCTGTGAACACGAAGTTCTGATGGAAGCCGAGCCGATACGTGCGCAGGTTTATGACGCAATCCACTGGCTAGCGCACACCGAAGGGTCCGATAGGGAATCCTGA
- a CDS encoding SCP2 sterol-binding domain-containing protein, with protein sequence MSEVINTAVAALSDKVGTGFDGGTAKFVINGEGGIIIDGDGVRAGDEEADVTLTADADVFQDMLSGELNPTTAFMTGKLAVDGNMGLAMQLGAVLA encoded by the coding sequence TTGAGCGAAGTGATCAACACGGCAGTGGCCGCTCTGAGCGACAAAGTAGGCACCGGATTTGATGGTGGCACAGCCAAATTCGTCATCAATGGCGAAGGCGGCATCATCATTGACGGTGACGGCGTTCGAGCTGGCGATGAAGAGGCAGACGTAACCCTGACTGCAGATGCCGACGTCTTCCAAGACATGTTGTCGGGCGAACTGAACCCGACCACGGCCTTCATGACCGGGAAACTGGCTGTAGACGGCAATATGGGTCTTGCCATGCAGCTTGGCGCTGTACTGGCGTAA